A single genomic interval of Streptomyces sp. 1222.5 harbors:
- a CDS encoding polyprenyl synthetase family protein — MPGLEHAAGPRTPGTATRGETVPTVPPASKPAPRAAVDVTALLERGRTLATPVLRAAVDRLAPPMDTVAAYHFGWIDAAGNPADGDGGKAVRPALAVLSAEVTGAAPEVGVPGAVAVELVHNFSLLHDDLMDGDEQRRHRDTVWKVHGPAQAILVGDALFALANEVLLELGSVEAGRATRRLTTATRALIDGQAQDISYEHRDRVSVEECLEMEGNKTGALLAASSSIGAVLGGADDATADALEKYGYHLGLAFQAVDDLLGIWGDPESTGKQTWSDLRQRKKSLPVVAALAAGGPASERLGEILAADAKSSDFENFSEEEFAARAALIEEAGGREWTAGEARRQHVIAVEALDAVHMPDPVRASFTALADFVVVRKR; from the coding sequence ATGCCCGGTCTGGAGCATGCGGCAGGCCCCCGCACCCCCGGTACCGCAACAAGAGGAGAGACTGTGCCCACTGTGCCCCCGGCCTCGAAGCCCGCTCCACGGGCCGCGGTGGACGTGACCGCGCTGCTGGAGCGCGGCCGGACCCTGGCCACCCCGGTCCTGCGTGCGGCCGTGGACCGCCTGGCGCCTCCGATGGACACCGTCGCCGCCTACCACTTCGGCTGGATCGACGCGGCCGGCAACCCGGCCGACGGAGACGGCGGCAAGGCCGTACGGCCCGCGCTCGCCGTGCTCTCCGCCGAGGTCACCGGTGCCGCGCCCGAGGTGGGCGTCCCCGGCGCCGTCGCCGTCGAACTCGTCCACAACTTCTCGTTGCTGCACGACGATCTGATGGACGGCGACGAGCAGCGCCGCCACCGCGACACCGTCTGGAAGGTGCACGGCCCCGCCCAGGCGATCCTGGTCGGCGACGCCCTGTTCGCCCTCGCCAACGAGGTCCTGCTGGAGCTCGGCAGCGTCGAGGCCGGCCGCGCCACCCGCCGGCTGACCACCGCCACCCGCGCCCTGATCGACGGTCAGGCCCAGGACATCTCCTACGAGCACCGCGACCGGGTCAGCGTCGAGGAGTGCCTGGAGATGGAGGGCAACAAGACCGGCGCCCTGCTCGCCGCCTCCAGCTCCATCGGCGCCGTCCTCGGCGGCGCCGACGACGCCACCGCCGACGCGCTGGAGAAGTACGGCTACCACCTCGGCCTCGCCTTCCAGGCCGTCGACGACCTCCTCGGCATCTGGGGCGACCCGGAGTCCACCGGCAAGCAGACCTGGAGCGATCTGCGCCAGCGCAAGAAGTCCCTGCCGGTGGTGGCCGCCCTCGCGGCCGGCGGCCCGGCCTCGGAGCGGCTCGGCGAGATCCTCGCCGCCGACGCCAAGAGCAGCGACTTCGAGAACTTCTCCGAGGAGGAGTTCGCGGCACGCGCGGCCCTCATCGAGGAGGCCGGCGGCCGCGAGTGGACCGCCGGGGAAGCACGCCGCCAGCACGTCATCGCCGTCGAGGCCCTCGACGCCGTCCACATGCCCGACCCGGTGCGGGCCTCCTTCACGGCACTCGCCGACTTCGTCGTCGTACGGAAGAGATGA